The Mesorhizobium sp. B1-1-8 genome contains a region encoding:
- a CDS encoding CocE/NonD family hydrolase: MKTVTEFPRKIVEFPDVGIVMPDGCRLSARVWMPEDASDDPVPAIIEHLPYRKRDGTIFRDQLTHPYFAGHGYASIRVDMRGNGDSEGLMDDEYSEQELQDACDVIAWAAAQPWCNGNVGMMGISWGGFNCLQVAAKQPPALKAVISLCSTVDRYADDIHYKGGCLLLENFGWASTMLSYSSRPPDPLIAGGNRWRDLWLSRLENQPFLLPLWLSHQHRDAYWKRGSICEDFSAVQAAVLSIGGWHDGYRNTISHLVANIQSPVKGIVGPWIHKYPHYAAPQPAIGFLQEALRWWDRWLKGIETGVEADPAYRAYVMDSVRPARWHPERPGRWVAEQQWPSPDIRNSEIELIADGAKPAIVASPQSCGLAGGEYFPFTFGPELPGDQRPDDAFSMCFDQPELGQAIDIVGAPEVEVRVASDRRQANIAVRLCDVHPDGASELIAYGVLNLTHRNSHEFPEAVVPGETVSARVVLDQCAYRVPAGHRLRIAVSNAYWPMIWPSPEPVRLELSRATLKLPLRPLAKGNEVSFPEPEAAAPWAAETTRPASSERHIDRNEKTGVVTLSITDDFGEVRDLEHGLVHGSMVKESWAIHPDDPLSATGSTHWTQTFSRNEWSVRTETFADMRCDAQNFIVSARIEAYEGGTLVFERDFEQAIPRAFV; this comes from the coding sequence ATGAAAACCGTCACCGAATTTCCCCGCAAGATCGTCGAATTTCCTGATGTGGGCATCGTCATGCCGGACGGCTGCCGGCTGTCGGCGCGGGTCTGGATGCCGGAGGACGCGTCGGACGACCCAGTGCCGGCGATCATCGAGCATCTGCCCTACCGCAAGCGTGACGGCACCATTTTCCGCGATCAGCTGACGCATCCTTATTTCGCCGGGCACGGCTACGCCTCGATCCGCGTCGACATGCGCGGCAACGGCGATTCCGAAGGGCTGATGGACGACGAATATTCCGAGCAGGAATTGCAGGACGCCTGCGACGTCATCGCCTGGGCGGCGGCGCAGCCATGGTGCAACGGCAATGTCGGCATGATGGGGATTTCCTGGGGCGGCTTCAACTGCCTGCAGGTGGCGGCCAAGCAGCCGCCGGCGCTGAAGGCGGTGATCAGCCTGTGCTCGACCGTCGATCGCTATGCCGACGACATCCACTATAAGGGCGGCTGCCTGCTGCTCGAGAATTTCGGCTGGGCCTCGACGATGCTGTCCTATTCGTCGCGGCCACCGGATCCGCTGATCGCCGGCGGCAATCGCTGGCGCGATTTGTGGCTCAGCCGGCTGGAGAACCAGCCCTTTCTTCTGCCGCTCTGGCTCAGTCATCAGCATCGCGACGCCTATTGGAAGCGCGGCTCGATCTGCGAGGATTTTTCGGCTGTTCAGGCCGCGGTGCTGTCGATCGGCGGCTGGCATGACGGCTACCGCAACACGATCTCGCATCTCGTCGCCAATATCCAGTCGCCGGTCAAAGGCATCGTCGGCCCGTGGATCCACAAATACCCGCACTATGCGGCGCCCCAACCGGCCATCGGCTTCCTGCAGGAGGCCTTGCGCTGGTGGGACCGCTGGCTGAAGGGCATCGAGACCGGCGTCGAGGCCGATCCCGCCTACCGCGCCTATGTGATGGACAGCGTGCGGCCGGCGCGCTGGCATCCGGAGCGGCCGGGCCGCTGGGTGGCCGAACAGCAATGGCCGTCGCCCGACATCAGGAACAGCGAAATCGAGCTTATCGCTGATGGCGCCAAGCCCGCGATCGTCGCCTCCCCGCAAAGCTGCGGGCTTGCCGGCGGCGAGTATTTTCCGTTCACCTTCGGGCCGGAATTGCCGGGCGACCAGCGTCCCGACGATGCGTTTTCCATGTGCTTCGACCAGCCTGAGCTCGGCCAGGCGATCGACATCGTCGGCGCGCCGGAGGTCGAGGTCCGGGTTGCCTCCGATCGGCGCCAGGCCAACATCGCGGTCAGGCTGTGCGACGTGCATCCCGACGGCGCCTCGGAGCTGATCGCCTACGGCGTGCTCAACCTGACCCACCGCAACTCGCACGAATTCCCGGAAGCGGTGGTGCCCGGCGAGACGGTTTCGGCGCGTGTCGTGCTCGACCAGTGCGCCTATCGGGTACCGGCCGGCCACCGGCTGCGGATCGCTGTTTCCAATGCCTACTGGCCGATGATCTGGCCGTCGCCCGAGCCGGTCCGCCTCGAATTGTCGAGGGCGACACTGAAGCTGCCGCTGCGCCCGCTGGCGAAAGGCAACGAGGTTTCCTTCCCCGAACCGGAAGCTGCCGCTCCCTGGGCTGCCGAGACGACCAGGCCCGCCAGCTCCGAGCGGCATATCGACCGCAACGAAAAGACCGGCGTCGTCACGCTTTCTATCACAGATGACTTCGGCGAGGTGCGCGACCTCGAGCACGGGCTTGTCCACGGCAGCATGGTCAAAGAGAGCTGGGCGATTCATCCCGACGATCCGCTGTCCGCCACAGGCAGCACCCATTGGACGCAGACATTTTCGCGAAACGAGTGGTCGGTGCGGACCGAGACCTTTGCCGACATGCGCTGCGATGCGCAGAACTTCATCGTCAGCGCCAGAATCGAGGCCTATGAAGGCGGTACCTTGGTCTTCGAACGCGATTTCGAGCAGGCGATTCCCCGCGCCTTCGTCTGA
- a CDS encoding BrnT family toxin produces MKIVWDEPKRVTNLENRGLDFADLDIEFFATSIVLPAKAGRLKAVGEFGEVILAVIFKPLGSEAISVISMRHASRKERSVYEQR; encoded by the coding sequence CTGAAAATCGTTTGGGATGAGCCAAAACGGGTGACGAACCTCGAAAACCGGGGTCTCGACTTCGCCGATCTCGACATCGAGTTTTTTGCCACGTCAATCGTCCTCCCGGCCAAGGCCGGCCGGCTCAAGGCGGTTGGAGAATTTGGAGAGGTCATTCTCGCCGTGATCTTCAAGCCGCTTGGTTCCGAAGCTATCTCGGTGATCTCGATGCGTCATGCCAGCCGAAAGGAAAGGTCCGTGTATGAG
- a CDS encoding ABC transporter permease, with protein sequence MSAPIVKLVAQRIALGVLLLLAVSVLIFAGTQILPGDVAQAILGQSATPESLANLREQLGLNDPAYIRYFHWLGGVLTGDLGTAMSSGQDIATSIKERLWNTLFLAFWAAIVAIPLAIILGLIAVRYRNGWVDKLISGLALASTSFPEFFIGYLLVYFFAVKWQIFPAISTVYEGMSFGERLQAIVLPATALTLVVLAHMMRMTRAAILNVMQSAYVETAELKGLSAFSVIRKHAFPNAIAPIINVVMLNLAYLVVGVVVVEVIFVYPGMGQYLVDHVTKRDVPVVQAVGLIFAAVYISLNIIADIAAIVANPRLRHPK encoded by the coding sequence ATGTCCGCACCCATCGTGAAACTGGTGGCCCAGCGCATTGCGCTGGGCGTCCTCCTATTGCTGGCCGTTTCGGTCCTGATCTTCGCCGGCACCCAGATCCTGCCCGGCGACGTCGCGCAAGCCATCCTCGGACAATCGGCGACGCCGGAGTCGCTCGCCAATCTGCGCGAGCAGCTCGGGCTCAACGACCCGGCCTATATCCGCTACTTCCATTGGCTGGGCGGCGTGCTGACCGGCGATCTAGGCACCGCCATGTCGAGCGGGCAGGACATAGCGACATCGATCAAGGAGCGGCTGTGGAACACGCTGTTCCTTGCCTTCTGGGCGGCGATCGTGGCCATTCCGCTGGCGATCATCCTCGGCCTGATCGCCGTGCGCTACCGCAATGGCTGGGTCGACAAGCTGATCTCCGGCCTGGCGCTCGCCTCGACTTCCTTCCCGGAATTCTTCATCGGCTATCTGCTGGTGTATTTCTTCGCGGTCAAATGGCAGATCTTCCCGGCCATCTCCACCGTCTATGAGGGCATGTCGTTTGGCGAGCGCTTGCAGGCGATTGTCCTGCCGGCGACCGCGCTGACACTGGTGGTGCTCGCCCATATGATGCGCATGACGCGCGCGGCGATCCTTAACGTCATGCAATCGGCCTATGTCGAGACCGCCGAGCTCAAGGGGCTGTCGGCCTTCTCGGTCATCCGCAAGCATGCCTTCCCGAACGCGATCGCGCCGATCATCAACGTCGTCATGCTCAACCTTGCCTATCTCGTCGTCGGCGTCGTCGTCGTCGAGGTGATCTTCGTCTATCCGGGCATGGGGCAATATCTGGTCGATCACGTCACCAAGCGCGATGTACCCGTGGTGCAAGCGGTCGGCCTGATCTTCGCGGCGGTCTATATCAGCTTGAACATCATCGCGGACATCGCGGCGATTGTCGCCAATCCGCGGCTCAGGCATCCGAAATAG
- a CDS encoding ABC transporter permease: MLDIRRIPVAALVGIVLTTLFVLAAVFAPLIAPYGNAEIVSEVPWDVMSAAHWLGTDNLGRDLLSRMIYGARITLFIAVLATALSFSLGAILGFSAAVFGGWFDTILSRLVDLLMSIPTLIMGLVVLSVLPSNLVTLILVMGILDSTRVYRLSRAVAVDINVMDYVEAAKLRGEGKGWIIFREILPNALSPLVSELGLRFIYAVLFLSTLSFLGLGVQPPDADWGGMVKENKDGIVFGIPAALIPAAAIAALAISVNLVADWVLNRTTSLKGGRG, encoded by the coding sequence ATGCTCGATATCAGACGCATCCCCGTCGCGGCGCTGGTCGGCATCGTGCTGACGACGCTGTTCGTGCTGGCGGCGGTCTTCGCGCCACTGATCGCACCCTACGGCAATGCCGAGATTGTGAGCGAGGTTCCCTGGGACGTGATGTCGGCGGCACACTGGCTGGGCACCGACAATCTCGGCCGTGATCTCTTATCGCGCATGATCTACGGCGCCCGAATCACGCTGTTCATCGCGGTGCTTGCGACCGCGCTGTCCTTCTCGCTCGGCGCCATTCTCGGCTTTTCTGCGGCGGTGTTCGGCGGCTGGTTCGACACCATCCTGTCGCGCCTCGTCGACCTCCTGATGTCGATCCCGACGCTGATCATGGGCCTCGTCGTGCTGTCGGTGCTGCCCTCCAATCTGGTGACGCTTATCCTGGTGATGGGCATTCTCGATTCGACCCGCGTCTATCGCCTGTCGCGCGCCGTCGCCGTCGACATCAACGTCATGGACTATGTCGAGGCGGCGAAGCTGCGCGGCGAAGGCAAGGGCTGGATCATCTTCCGCGAGATCCTGCCCAACGCGTTGTCGCCGCTGGTCTCGGAACTCGGCCTGCGCTTCATCTACGCGGTGCTGTTCCTGTCGACGCTCTCCTTCCTCGGCCTTGGCGTGCAGCCGCCGGATGCCGACTGGGGCGGCATGGTGAAGGAAAACAAGGACGGCATCGTCTTCGGCATTCCCGCAGCGCTCATCCCGGCGGCGGCGATCGCAGCACTTGCGATCTCGGTCAACCTTGTCGCCGACTGGGTGCTCAACCGCACGACGAGTCTCAAGGGAGGACGCGGCTGA
- a CDS encoding ABC transporter substrate-binding protein, translated as MTNELDYLSRRVVAGKLSRRDFLGRAAALGVTAPFANSLLSSAARAAGPVKGGTLKAGLVGGESTNSLDPALMMTQVPFAFGKCWGEMIVELSPEGKLENRIAEEIGSSDDAKVWTLKIRDGIEFHNGKTVTAEDVAATLERHSDEKSKSGALGYMKGIETIKASGKEVVLTLKEPNADLPYLLSDYHLIVQPNGGKDKPDAGISAGPYKVKVNEPGVRHVGERFANYWQGDKMGHADQIEVVVINDATARTAALQGGQVNMINRVEPKIVDLIKRVPGVTIRNHSGPGHYVFIMHCNTAPFDNNDLRMALKLAINREEMLNKVLRGYGSLGNDFPINASYPLFTEIEQRKYDPDKAKFHYKKSGHDGSILLRTSDVAFPGAVDAAQLYQQSAAKAGIKLEIKREPGDGYWNEVWNKQPFCASYWGGRSTQDQMYSTAYLSSADWNDTRFKRPDFDKMVLAARAELDEAKRKQMYHDMAVMVRDEGGLILPMFNQFIDATGPKVAGWVEDPHQELCNGYALAKCWLEA; from the coding sequence ATGACAAATGAACTGGACTATCTCAGCCGTCGCGTTGTCGCCGGCAAGCTCAGCCGTCGCGACTTCCTTGGCCGTGCCGCTGCGCTCGGCGTAACCGCGCCCTTTGCCAATTCTCTGCTTTCCAGCGCTGCCCGCGCCGCCGGCCCGGTCAAGGGCGGTACACTGAAGGCCGGCCTGGTCGGCGGTGAATCCACCAACAGCCTCGATCCTGCGCTGATGATGACGCAAGTGCCCTTCGCTTTCGGCAAGTGCTGGGGCGAAATGATCGTCGAACTGTCGCCGGAGGGCAAACTCGAGAACCGTATCGCCGAGGAGATCGGCTCGTCGGACGACGCCAAGGTATGGACGCTGAAGATCCGCGACGGCATCGAATTCCACAACGGCAAGACGGTGACCGCCGAAGACGTCGCCGCCACGCTCGAGCGCCATTCGGACGAGAAGTCGAAGTCCGGCGCGCTGGGCTATATGAAGGGCATCGAGACGATCAAGGCGAGCGGCAAGGAAGTGGTGCTGACGCTGAAGGAGCCGAACGCCGACCTTCCCTACCTGCTCAGCGATTACCACCTGATCGTCCAGCCGAACGGCGGCAAGGACAAGCCCGATGCCGGCATCTCGGCCGGACCCTACAAGGTCAAGGTCAACGAGCCCGGGGTGCGCCATGTCGGCGAGCGTTTCGCCAATTACTGGCAGGGCGACAAGATGGGCCATGCCGACCAGATCGAAGTGGTCGTCATCAACGACGCGACGGCGCGCACGGCGGCCCTGCAGGGCGGCCAGGTCAACATGATCAACCGAGTCGAGCCGAAGATCGTCGATCTCATCAAGCGCGTGCCGGGCGTCACCATCCGCAACCACTCCGGTCCCGGCCACTACGTGTTCATCATGCATTGCAACACGGCGCCGTTCGACAACAACGACCTCAGGATGGCGCTGAAGCTGGCGATCAACCGTGAGGAGATGCTGAACAAGGTGCTGCGCGGCTACGGCTCGCTCGGCAACGACTTCCCGATCAATGCGTCCTACCCGCTGTTCACCGAGATCGAGCAGCGCAAATACGATCCGGACAAGGCCAAGTTCCATTACAAGAAGTCGGGCCATGACGGCTCGATCCTGCTCAGGACCTCGGATGTCGCCTTCCCCGGCGCCGTCGATGCCGCGCAGCTCTATCAGCAGAGCGCGGCCAAGGCCGGCATCAAGCTGGAGATCAAGCGCGAGCCCGGCGACGGGTATTGGAACGAGGTCTGGAACAAGCAGCCCTTCTGCGCGTCCTATTGGGGTGGCCGCTCGACTCAGGACCAGATGTACTCGACCGCCTATCTGTCGAGCGCCGACTGGAACGACACGCGTTTCAAGCGCCCGGATTTCGACAAGATGGTGCTGGCGGCGCGCGCTGAGCTCGACGAGGCCAAGCGCAAGCAGATGTACCACGACATGGCGGTCATGGTGCGCGACGAGGGCGGCCTGATCCTGCCGATGTTCAACCAGTTCATCGATGCCACCGGGCCGAAGGTCGCCGGCTGGGTGGAGGATCCGCACCAGGAGCTGTGCAACGGCTACGCTTTGGCGAAGTGCTGGCTCGAAGCCTGA